The proteins below come from a single Vanessa cardui chromosome 7, ilVanCard2.1, whole genome shotgun sequence genomic window:
- the LOC124531338 gene encoding 39S ribosomal protein L3, mitochondrial isoform X1, whose translation MGGLWDSPVPWTPSASRSIGLTKKPGVPSSSFGGRHGIVYASYRDALTRTSRNSYLSPLSPIDNITTRSHFSQPRFRPPYWYLPKERVMSDELLTQENKDFLNEVKQDKLIQQSALVSPLAKNEPQELVQWNPSTRRVGLIARKIGNYPLWSKDGKKFQTTLLQIVDNHVIKYIPPEEFKPMKTSKVVWKEKRKLGCLLVGSETIDPSTVTKEYCGLFNSVGMLPKKHLCRFMVSPHAALPTGTPLFATHFRVGDHVDIRAKTIDRGFQGVMKRWGFKGMPASHGVTKTHRRPGNIGAGGEKARVWPGTKMPGHMGNRWRTLRGVKILRINTKHNILWMLGVGIPGETGAMCYLFDTVLPLKKLNTPPPFPTHPPVEDLPIEYHDESVHLFDEPTITFEES comes from the exons ATGGGAGGcttgtgggactccccggttccctggacgccgagtgcgtcCAGGTCCATCGGGCTTACTAAAAAACCAGGGGTACCCTCttcgtctttcggcgggcgccacgggatcgtttACGCaagctaccgtgacgccctgacgagAACGAGTCGCAACTCTTACTTGTCTCCTCTAAGTCC aATTGATAATATCACAACAAGATCACACTTCTCTCAACCAAGATTCCGACCTCCATATTGGTATTTACCTAAGGAACGAGTT ATGAGTGATGAATTGCTTACACAAGAGAATAAAGATTTCCTCAATGAAGTAAAACAAGATAAATTAATACAGCAATCTGCCTTGGTGTCCCCATTAGCTAAAAATGAACCACAGGAACTAGTGCAATGGAATCCATCTACACGTCGAGTTGGTCTTATAGCACGGAAAATAGGAAATTATCCACTGTGGTCAAAGGATGGTAAAAAGTTCCAAACCACATTGTTACAG ATTGTAGACAAccatgttataaaatacatacctcCAGAAGAATTTAAGCCAATGAAAACATCTAAAGTTGTTTGGAAAGAAAAACGGAAATTGGGTTGTCTCTTAGTTGGTTCTGAAACAATTGACCCGAGCACAGTCACAAAAGAATATTGTGGGCTTTTTAACAGTGTAGGAATGTTACCCAAGAAACACTTATGTAGATTTATGGTCTCACCCCATGCAGCACTTCCAACTGGGACACCACTGTTTGCAACTCACTTTAGAGTTGGTGATCATGTGGACATCAGAGCTAAAAC tATAGATCGTGGATTTCAAGGAGTTATGAAACGTTGGGGTTTTAAAGGGATGCCAGCATCTCATGGTGTCACTAAAACACACAGACGCCCTGGAAATATTGGAGCTGGAGGTGAAAAGGCGCGAGTTTGGCCTGGTACAAAAATGCCAGGTCATATGGGAAACAg atggAGAACACTACGTGGCGTAAAAATTCTACGTATCAATACAAAACACAATATTCTTTGGATGCTAGGAGTAGGTATACCTGGAGAAACAGGAgcaatgtgttatttatttgatacagtattaccattaaaaaaattaaatactccCCCTCCTTTTCCAACACACCCTCCTGTTGAAGATTTACCTATTGAATATCATGATGAATCAGTACATCTCTTTGATGAGCCAACAATAACCTTTGAAGAATCTTAG
- the LOC124531338 gene encoding 39S ribosomal protein L3, mitochondrial isoform X2, with protein MTTSNMKLLCTVLGKMRIDNITTRSHFSQPRFRPPYWYLPKERVMSDELLTQENKDFLNEVKQDKLIQQSALVSPLAKNEPQELVQWNPSTRRVGLIARKIGNYPLWSKDGKKFQTTLLQIVDNHVIKYIPPEEFKPMKTSKVVWKEKRKLGCLLVGSETIDPSTVTKEYCGLFNSVGMLPKKHLCRFMVSPHAALPTGTPLFATHFRVGDHVDIRAKTIDRGFQGVMKRWGFKGMPASHGVTKTHRRPGNIGAGGEKARVWPGTKMPGHMGNRWRTLRGVKILRINTKHNILWMLGVGIPGETGAMCYLFDTVLPLKKLNTPPPFPTHPPVEDLPIEYHDESVHLFDEPTITFEES; from the exons atgacTACTtctaatatgaaattattgtgCACCGTATTGGGCAAGATGAG aATTGATAATATCACAACAAGATCACACTTCTCTCAACCAAGATTCCGACCTCCATATTGGTATTTACCTAAGGAACGAGTT ATGAGTGATGAATTGCTTACACAAGAGAATAAAGATTTCCTCAATGAAGTAAAACAAGATAAATTAATACAGCAATCTGCCTTGGTGTCCCCATTAGCTAAAAATGAACCACAGGAACTAGTGCAATGGAATCCATCTACACGTCGAGTTGGTCTTATAGCACGGAAAATAGGAAATTATCCACTGTGGTCAAAGGATGGTAAAAAGTTCCAAACCACATTGTTACAG ATTGTAGACAAccatgttataaaatacatacctcCAGAAGAATTTAAGCCAATGAAAACATCTAAAGTTGTTTGGAAAGAAAAACGGAAATTGGGTTGTCTCTTAGTTGGTTCTGAAACAATTGACCCGAGCACAGTCACAAAAGAATATTGTGGGCTTTTTAACAGTGTAGGAATGTTACCCAAGAAACACTTATGTAGATTTATGGTCTCACCCCATGCAGCACTTCCAACTGGGACACCACTGTTTGCAACTCACTTTAGAGTTGGTGATCATGTGGACATCAGAGCTAAAAC tATAGATCGTGGATTTCAAGGAGTTATGAAACGTTGGGGTTTTAAAGGGATGCCAGCATCTCATGGTGTCACTAAAACACACAGACGCCCTGGAAATATTGGAGCTGGAGGTGAAAAGGCGCGAGTTTGGCCTGGTACAAAAATGCCAGGTCATATGGGAAACAg atggAGAACACTACGTGGCGTAAAAATTCTACGTATCAATACAAAACACAATATTCTTTGGATGCTAGGAGTAGGTATACCTGGAGAAACAGGAgcaatgtgttatttatttgatacagtattaccattaaaaaaattaaatactccCCCTCCTTTTCCAACACACCCTCCTGTTGAAGATTTACCTATTGAATATCATGATGAATCAGTACATCTCTTTGATGAGCCAACAATAACCTTTGAAGAATCTTAG
- the LOC124531337 gene encoding extensin-like, whose amino-acid sequence MSVAFAPRGNRPQLSPAQIQKMLDENAHLIQTIQEYQAKGQLMECHQYQQVLHRNLVYLATVADANQNIQALLPPPHQLAAGVQQGPLNPPTSGADVPGSPQQPYRPPSGVSSTPTRPTQSYGQRPYPQNQYQGQYQGAPGVYPPQASYGPPGQGYGPPNPSQQPQGYPPNSTYGPPITTSPNNYPPSTHPGPGYPQSSSQQSYAPPPGSPAAAGSPYPVRGSSQPAYTGNSGYPPPQSGANYPNVGVSSYNSTTSQPQPYQSQPFPNTTPTSAYSSTPISQPNRSPQPPPSGYTSQNPTSTGYGSPSAQSPTYNSSSHGNNVPPSTVASGAPPQSGPPGQQYPPSGQPSPYPPATQPPYSNPSSQPGSPAPSVSTAPPPQSSYPQNPQNYPPGGGAYPPHAYQQGYPPAQYPPSPYPYARAPAPGAPPPGAPQPYPGYGFQPPNQQ is encoded by the exons ATGTCTGTTGCCTTCGCACCTCGAGGTAACCGACCTCAATTAAGTCCAGCACAAATCCAAAAAATGTTGGATGAAAATGCACATTTAATACAAACAATTCAAGAATATCAAGCTAAAGGTCAACTAATGGAATGCCACCAATATCAGCAAGTTTTACATAGAAATTTGGTTTATTTAGCAACAGTGGCGGATGCCAATCAGAATATTCAAGCTCTTCTAccg cCACCACACCAATTAGCTGCTGGTGTTCAACAAGGTCCACTAAACCCACCTACTAGTGGAGCTGATGTCCCAGGATCACCTCAACAGCCCTACAGACCACCGTCTGGAGTTTCATCTACTCCAACTCGACCAACTCAATCATACGGTCAAAGACCATACCCACAAAATCAGTATCAAGGACAGTACCAAGGTGCTCCAGGTGTCTATCCACCTCAAGCTAGTTATGGGCCCCCAGGGCAAGGATATGGACCACCTAACCCATCTCAACAACCACAGGGTTATCCTCCCAATTCAACTTATGGTCCACCCATTACAACATCCCCCAATAATTATCCTCCATCAACACATCCAGGTCCAGGATATCCTCAGTCATCTAGTCAGCAATCATATGCTCCTCCACCAGGAAGTCCGGCTGCAGCAGGCTCACCATATCCTGTGCGTGGTTCAAGTCAACCGGCATACACAGGAAATTCAGGTTACCCACCTCCCCAATCTGGTGCTAATTATCCGAATGTTGGTGTCAGTTCTTATAATTCAACAACATCCCAACCTCAACCATATCAATCTCAACCTTTTCCAAACACTACACCAACTTCTGCATATAGCTCAACTCCTATTTCACAACCTAATCGCTCCCCTCAACCTCCTCCTAGTGGATACACATCACAAAACCCAACAAGCACGGGTTATGGCTCACCATCTGCTCAATCACCGACTTATAATTCTAGTTCCCATGGAAATAATGTCCCTCCATCCACAGTAGCATCAGGTGCTCCACCACAAAGTGGTCCCCCAGGGCAACAATATCCGCCATCTGGTCAACCCTCTCCATATCCCCCAGCAACACAACCACCTTATTCTAATCCATCATCTCAACCTGGAAGTCCTGCTCCATCAGTATCGACTGCTCCTCCTCCACAATCATCATATCCTCAAAACCCTCAAAATTATCCCCCTGGAGGTGGCGCCTATCCTCCTCATGCCTATCAACAAGGTTATCCTCCAGCTCAATATCCACCTTCTCCGTATCCTTATGCCCGTGCCCCTGCACCTGGAGCACCACCACCTGGAGCTCCACAACCCTATCCTGGTTATGGCTTTCAGCCCCCAAATCAGCAATAG
- the LOC124531154 gene encoding alpha-methylacyl-CoA racemase, with protein MALKGIKVIEMIGLAPGPFCGTILADFGATVTVVQKLNPPPVDLMSNGKKAISVNLKTKEGVEILKKLCTTSDVLLDTYRPGVLEKLGLGPKVLLKENSRLIYAQLTGYGQSGCYRNKAGHDINYVAMSGLLSKLTKNGQPPQPPLNIIADFAGGSVICVLGILLALLDRTRSGKGQIIDASMTEGAAYIGAWLYKSQNTNLFSEEPGKNMLDGGFPFYTTYKTKDNKFMAVGSLEPQFFANLLVGLNLSEEIYTQGNIDICKKKFEEIFLTKTQEEWNTIFENLDACVTPVLDINHVGENVCHSTRKSFYKDKDNYFQPEPAPKLSTSPGIASGKQKAPKHGEHTVMVLQELGYSNSKIQDLIKNSCVYAYTNSHL; from the exons atggCGTTGAAAGGTATTAAAGTTATAGAAATGATAGGATTAGCTCCAGGTCCTTTTTGTGGGACAATATTAGCAGATTTTGGAGCAACAGTAACAGTTGTTCAAAag TTGAATCCTCCTCCCGTAGATTTAATGTCAAACGGTAAAAAAGCCATttctgttaatttaaaaacaaaagaaggggtggaaatattgaaaaagttgTGTACCACATCAGATGTTTTATTGGATACATACAGACCAGGTGTCCTTGAAAAGTTAGGATTGGGACCTAAGGTTCTTTTAAAGGAAAATTCAAGATTAATATACGCACAATTAACTGGGTATGGTCAGAGTGGTTGTTATAGAAATAAAGCAGgacatgatataaattatgttgcTATGTCTGGTTTACTTTCTAAGCTCACTAAAAATGGGCAGCCTCCTCAACCACCACTGAATATCATTGCAGATTTTGCTGGTGGTAGTGTTATATGTGTTCTAGGAATACTTTTAGCTTTACTAGACAGAACAAGATCGGGTAAGGGACAAATTATAGATGCAAGTATGACCGAGGGTGCTGCATATATTGGAGCTTGGTTATATAAAtcacaaaatacaaatttatttagtgAGGAACCTGGTAAAAATATGTTGGATGGTGGTTTTCCATTTTATACAACTTACAAAACGAAAGATAACAAATTTATGGCAGTTGGATCATTGGAACCTCAATTCTTTGCTAATCTTTTAGTAGGATTAAATTTATCTGAAGAGATATATACACAGGGTAATAtagatatttgtaaaaaaaaatttgaagaaattttctTGACAAAAACACAAGAGGAATGGAACACAATTTTCGAAAATTTAGATGCTTGTGTTACTCCAGTATTAGATATAAATCATGTAGGTGAAAATGTGTGTCATTCGACacgaaaatcattttataaagataaagataACTACTTTCAGCCAGAACCTGCCCCAAAATTATCTACTTCTCCAGGTATTGCTAGTGGCAAACAAAAAGCTCCAAAGCATGGAGAACATACAGTTATGGTGTTACAAGAATTAGGATATTCAAACTCAAAAATACAAGACTTGATTAAAAATAGTTGTGTATATGCTTATACTAATTCAcatctataa
- the LOC124531153 gene encoding 2-oxoglutarate and iron-dependent oxygenase JMJD4 homolog has protein sequence MRMCDKRIKLEIGLDAKFEEFFEYDYSQIEIKSYDCNQLHYDDFFKKHMLRNLPCLIKNITQTWKCSQLWVENDTINYDYFIKQYGQMEAPVADCNQINFNAQCKSDMKVENYMSYLRSKSSEKLLYLKDWHLRRLTLDNYFYEVPEVFASDWLNEYAIDTKDDDFMFVYIGPKNSWTPFHADVYTSYSWSVNVTGRKKWILLPPGEEDKLKDTLGNLPLLFDSEKFHNINYFEIIQEKGDGLFVPSGWHHQVFNDLDTISINHNFVNACNIEIVWNSLLKNLISVEHEIKEFREMPEFTSQCQLILKSVFGMNFESFVNFIIHIAQKRLDHINGDTSLLFNVYCLEKNHICFDLKNILKIIKSVQNHHLFLKDILSPNTVLKLLNIEQAINETLK, from the exons ATGAGAATGTGTGATAAGAGAATAAAACTTGAAATCGGCCTAGATGCCAAATTTGAAGAGTTTTTCGAATATGACTATTCTCAAATCGAAATAAAGTCTTATGATTGTAATCAATTGCATTATGAcgattttttcaaaaaacatATGCTGCGAAATTTGCCttgtctcataaaaaatattactcaaaCTTGGAAATGTTCTCAACTATGGGTTGAAAACGATACCATAAATTACGATTACTTTATTAAGCAGTATGGTCAGATGGAAGCTCCTGTTGCAGACTGCAATCAAATAAACTTCAATGCTCAGTGTAAATCTGACATGAAAGTAGAAAATTATATGAGCTACTTAAGAAGTAAAAGTTCAGAAAAGCTTTTGTATCTGAAAGACTGGCACTTAAGAAGGCTTACACTAGATAATTACTTCTATGAAGTACCAGAAGTGTTTGCATCGGATTGGCTTAACGAATATGCCATTGATACCAAAGATGATGactttatgtttgtttatattggTCCTAAAAATTCATG gACACCATTTCATGCTGATGTTTATACATCATATAGCTGGTCAGTTAATGTAACTGGAAGAAAAAAATGGATATTGCTTCCACCAGGAGAAGAAGATAAATTAAAGGATACTCTGGGGAATCTACCTTTATTATTTGATTCTGAAAAATTTCATAACATCaactattttgaaattattcaaGAAAAAGGTGATGGACTTTTTGTTCCTTCTGGATGGCATCACCAAGTTTTCAATGACCTTGATACTATTTctataaatcataattttgtTAATGCTTGCAACATTGAGATTGTGTGGAATTCtttacttaaaaatttaatttcggTTGAACATGAGATAAAAGAATTTCGAGAAATGCCAGAATTTACATCTCAGTGCcaacttatattaaaatctgtTTTTGGTATGAATTTTGAGTCATTTGTAAACTTCATTATTCACATTGCCCAGAAAAGGCTGGACCACATAAATGGGGAtacatctttattatttaatgtttattgtcTTGAAAAGAATCATAtctgttttgatttaaaaaatatattaaaaataattaagtcagTACAAAACCATCACTTGTTCCTTAAAGATATTCTATCACCCAATACAGTATTAAAGCTATTGAACATTGAACAAGCCATTAATGAAAccttaaaataa
- the LOC124531444 gene encoding mRNA (2'-O-methyladenosine-N(6)-)-methyltransferase: MNDVRDKVVAGSSSWETAPNLSDSSPEIQSSPGGSGDTPQTPGAPAPLAPHLAAELHPDLLQQGWRKYWSRRENRPYFWNKISGESMWELPAVKRDFDPITDPLGICHTGPPNAGSVTPSASKRRPSEDNGPPPKKFVLAGPWDIEVPTNVVIYERPPTICPHPHPEIEGFRFTLANKLRQCYQELCHTRESIDAPKDSFNRWLMERKVNDQGGSDPLLPSHCFPEISRSMYEEIMNDIPIKLTHPKFTGDARKQLSRYAEAAKKMIESRNASPESRKVVKWNAEDTFQWLRRTVGATYDDFQDRLAHLRRQCQPHLAETAKASVEGICLKIYHLSAEYARKIREKHSILLKENGIQELPAPLQQAALRKVWCYPVQFALPAPRSPLVEHFLDRDQALLRYLGDTQVLNATYLQKLEHLYRYSCFDDKKFEQFVSRVWCVLRRYAAWAGAAGDAHVAQMALPVPVLECLHRCFGVTFECFASPLDCYFRQYCSAFADTDCYFGSRGPFLELRPVAGSLVAHPPYCEELLEAALRHMERLLQDSAEPLSFVVVLPEWPDRHTHALHKLQASHFKRKQVVIPAFEHEYRHGFQHVLPKNEVYFRWGGGTVVVWLQNAAGFARWGPTDERVEALLDAWRPRAKLRQPPDAAPPPAHDDQPDKR, translated from the exons ATGAATGATGTTCGTGATAAAGTTGTTGCTGGATCCTCATCGTGGGAGACTGCACCAAATCTTAGTGATTCTTCGCCAGAGATCCAGTCATCTCCTGGCGGAAGTGGTGACACGCCACAGACACCTGGTGCACCGGCCCCCTTAGCTCCACATCTTGCCGCAGAATTGCATCCCGATCTTTTGCAACAAGGATGGCGCAAGTACTGGTCTAGGCGAGAAAATAGACCGTACTTTTGGAATAAAATATCGGGCGAGTCGATGTGGGAACTACCAGCAGTAAAAAGAGATTTTGATCCAATAACAGATCCACTTGGTATATGCCATACAGGTCCACCTAATGCTGGAAGTGTAACTCCTAGTGCTAGTAAGCGTCGTCCATCAGAAGACAATGGACCTCCTCCGAAGAAGTTTGTTCTTGCTGGACCTTGGGACATTGAGGTTCCTACAAATGTCGTTATATATGAACGGCCACCAACAATTTGTCCACATCCACATCCTGAAATAGAAGGTTTTCGATTTACTCTAGCAAACAAATTAAGGCAATGTTATCAGGAGTTGTGTCATACACGAGAAAGTATAGATGCACCAAAGGATTCTTTTAATAGATGGTTAATGGAAAGAAAAGTAAACGATCAGGGTGGGTCTGATCCTTTGCTCCCAAGCCATTGCTTTCCTGAGATATCGCGGTCTATGTATGAGGAAATTATGAATGATATTCCTATTAAATTAACTCATCCCAAGTTTACTGGTGATGCTAGAAAACAATTGTCGCGCTATGCAGAGGCGGcaaaaaaaatgattgagtCGAGAAATGCATCACCTGAGAGTAGGAAGGTAGTTAAGTGGAATGCAGAGGACACATTCCAATGGTTAAGGCGTACAGTTGGGGCTACTTATGATGACTTCCAAGATCGATTAGCGCACTTAAGA AGACAGTGTCAGCCGCATTTAGCTGAGACAGCTAAAGCATCAGTAGAGGGAATCTGCTTGAAGATCTACCACCTGTCGGCTGAATATGCTCGGAAGATAAGAGAGAAACATAgtattttattgaaagaaaatgGAATACAG GAGCTGCCGGCGCCGCTGCAGCAGGCGGCGCTGCGCAAGGTGTGGTGCTACCCCGTGCAGTTCGCGCTGCCCGCGCCGCGCTCGCCGCTCGTCGAGCACTTCCTGGACCGCGACCAGGCGCTGCTGCGCTACCTCGGCGACACCCAAGTGCTCAACGCGACCTACCTGCAGAAACTT GAACACCTGTACCGCTACAGCTGCTTCGACGACAAGAAGTTCGAGCAGTTCGTGTCGCGCGTGTGGTGCGTGCTGCGGCGCTACGCGGCGtgggcgggcgcggcgggcgacgCGCACGTGGCGCAGATGGCGCTGCCCGTGCCCGTGCTCGAGTGCCTGCACCGCTGCTTCGGCGTCACCTTCGAGTGCTTCGCCAGCCCGCTCGACTGCTACTTCCGCCAGTACTGCTCCGCCTTCGCCGACACCGACTGCTATTTCGGATCGCGCGG ACCGTTTCTGGAGCTACGGCCGGTGGCGGGGTCGCTGGTGGCGCACCCGCCCTACTGCGAGGAGCTGCTGGAGGCGGCGCTGCGCCACATGGAGCGCCTGCTGCAGGACTCGGCCGAGCCGCTCAGCTTCGTCGTCGTGCTGCCCGAGTGGCCCGACCGCCACACGCATGCGTTGCACAAGCTGCAGGCCAGCCACTTCAAGCGGAAACAG GTGGTGATTCCCGCATTTGAGCACGAATATCGACACGGCTTCCAACACGTTCTTCCCAA GAACGAAGTGTACTTCCGCTGGGGCGGCGGCACGGTGGTGGTGTGGCTGCAGAACGCGGCCGGGTTCGCGCGCTGGGGGCCCACGGACGAGCGCGTGGAGGCGCTGCTGGACGCCTGGCGCCCGCGCGCCAAGCTGCGCCAGCCGCCCgacgccgcgccgccgcccgcccaCGACGACCAGCCCGACAAGCGCTAG